The DNA region ATTAACTCTTTCCAGTCTTTTTCGTATTTGTACCCTTTGGTTTGGTTCCAGCATGCACCGGCGTAATACGTTACGACATTATTACTTCGTGCGTTGGCCAGCAGCAGGTAATGTTCTCCGTCTTCGGCGGCTTTATACGTTATCGACTCTTTGTCCAAAATAATGCCGCAGCCGATAGTTCCAAATTCTTTGTCCGGCTCCTGCCAGTAGCCGAGATATTCGTTAACAGTGCCGTAGGTTGGTTTGCCGCCTCGGTCGCATTTTACGATTCCGATTGCGAAAACAACATTGCTCACATCGCCGTCGAATCTGCTTTCGATTTTGCAGAAGTTCCAGCCTTTATCAAGAGTGATTCTTTTTATTTCCTGAAGTTTTCTGCCGTCGCCCATATCCCACGGCTTGTAGGATACCTCAAATATTGCTCTGATTGGTCCGTTGGCGATGACTTTGTGCTGGTCATAATTTTCCGACACCAGTAATTTGCCGTCAGCCCAAACGCCGATGCCTCCGCAGCCAAGCGTGTGAGCGACATTGAAGAAATCAATGGCATAAGGATTGTCAGAATGATAATAATCGTGTCCTTTTTTGTACAGGATGGGCATTACCGGCTTTGTGCTTTTCTTAACCCAAACGTCGATACCGCTGCTTGTAAGTTCGGTTCTTTGCAGTTCCTGACCGTAAATTCTGAACGCGATTTTGTCGTTCTCCCACGCAAAATCGTCTTTGCGTTGTGGAACGTAATAAGCTGCCGCACGGTCATAAACTTCGACTTTATTCGCCGCGTTTGCTTCGTAAACTGTGAAAGTTTGAGTTTGTCGTGCTCTGATGTCTGTCAGGAAAAGAATTTCATCATTTTTGCCGTCTTCATCTTTGTCGAGAAGCTGACTGGGCACGAATGTTTTTAGCGAGTCATTGTAAATCGCCGGCTTGACAGTCTCAAACATTGGCAGATCACCAAGATTAACCGCAACGACAGCAGAGTCTCTGCCAGTGTCGATTAGATTAGTTACAAATATTTTGGTATCTGCCTTTGCAGTTTGCACAAACGATAAAATTACTGCAATCCATAAAACAACCAACTTATTCATAATAAATCCTTTTACAATAAGTGTTTATTCGTGTTAATTCGTGGTTGAATCCGTTTTTCCGTCGGTTTCTTTAGTATCTTCCGCCGGCGTATCATCATCTTTTTCTTCTTTGACGACACGTTCAACTGCGACAACTTTATCATCTTCATCGAGTTTAATCAGCCGAACGCCTTGGGTGTTTCTGCCGATTTCGCGCAGCTCATCCAGCCCTGTGCGGATGATGATGCCCTTTGCGGTGATAAGCATAATATCATCATCGCCCTTGACCGTTTTAATCGCGACAACGTTTCCGTTTCTGTCGGAAGTCTTGATATTAATCAGACCGATACCGCCGCGATTCTGCGACCTGTAATCTTCGAGTTCCGTGCGTTTGCCGAAACCGAGTTCGCAAACCGTCAGCAGCGAAGCGCCTTCTTCTGCGATAACCATATCGACGACATAATCGCCTTTCCGCAGCGAAATACCTTTCACGCCGTGCGCCGAGCGACCCATTGGCCGGGCCTGTTCTTCGTCGAAACGAATCGCCATACCGTCTTTTGTTCCGAGGATGATATGGTTTTTTCCGTTTGTCATCGCAACGCCGATGAGCGCGTCGTCCGGGTCGATTTTGACAGCTATAATTCCGCTTGGCCGCGGATTGCTGTAAAGCGACAGTGCCGATTTCTTGATAATGCCGTTCTTTGTCGCCATCACGAGATTGCGTTCGTCGAATGTGCTGACGTTGATAATCGACGTAATTTTCTGGTCGCCCATATCCAAAAGGTTCGCGACGCTTCTGCCTTTGCTCTGCCGCGTAAGCGATGGAACATTATAAACCTTCAGCCAGTAGCATTTGCCGCGATTCGTGAACACCATCAGATAATCGTGCGTCGATGCGGTGAACATCGACTCGATAAAATCGCCTTCGCGCGTATCCGAGCCGATAATGCCTTTTCCGCCGCGACCCTGTTTGCGATAGGTATCAATCGGCATTCGTTTGACGTAACCGCCATGGCTCAATGTTACGAGTACCTCTTCGTCCGCGATGAGGTCTTCCATATCCATCTCTTCCATTTCTTCGGCGATTTCCGTCATACGTTTGTTGGCGTATTTTTCTTTGAGTTCGGTTAAATCCGCGACAATAATATCCAGCACTTTTCTTTCGCTGGCGAGAATTTCTTCATAGCCTTTAATTTCATTTACCAGGTCGGCGTATTCTTTGCTCAATTTTTCAATTTCAAGACCGGTCAGCCTTTGAAGCTGCATAGTCAGAATCGCGTCAGCCTGTGGTCCGGTCAGAAACTGCTCTTCGCTGGTTGCTCTGCTCATAAACTCTGTCGGCAGCAGTTTCTTCAGCGTTGCCGTTTCGATGAGTTTGAGCGCCTTGTTCATCAAGTTGATTTTTGCTGATGGTGTATCAGGCGATTTCTTTATCAGTTCGATAATTTCATCGATATCGCTGATTGCCAGAATCAGACCTTCCAAAATATGAGCGCGATTCTTGCACTTATTCAGCAGGAATCGTGTGCGTCTGCGAATCACAATTTTGCGATGCCCGATGAAATGTTCCATCATTTCACGGATATTCAGCGTCTCCGGCCTGTTATTAACCAGTGCTACGTTTGAAACCGCGAACGTAGATTGCAGCGGCGTGTATTTATAAAGTTTATTGAGTACAATCTGCGACTCTGCGTCTTTTTTCAGTTCAACGACAATTCGCATTCCGTTTCTGTCTGATTCATCTCGCACATCTGAAACTTCCGGCAGCAGATCGTTTTCGACAAGCTCGGCGATTTTTTCAACGATGCTTGTCTTGACGGTCATATACGGAATTTCGGTAACGATGATATGCGTTCGGCCCTTCTTGGTCTCTTCAAATTCGACTTTGCCGCGAACCCTCAAATGTCCCTTGCCGGTTGTGTATGCGTCGCGAATACCTTTGCGTCCGCAGATTATACCGCCCGTTGGAAAGTCAGGGCCGGGCAGGACTCGCATAATATCTTTGAACCCGCAGTTAGGGTCGTTGATGATAAGCAGCATGGCATCGCAAATTTCGCCCAGATTGTGCGGCGCTAAATTTGTCGCCATACCGACCGCGATACCCGTCGAGCCGTTGACTAAAAGATTTGGAAACTTCGACGGCAGAACCAAAGGCTCTTCGCGTGTCTCGTCATAGTTCGGAACAAAATCTACTGTGTCGCGATTAATATCTTCGAGCATTTCCGTCGCTTCAGCAGACATTCTCGCTTCTGTATACCTCA from Planctomycetaceae bacterium includes:
- a CDS encoding DUF4861 domain-containing protein, which translates into the protein MNKLVVLWIAVILSFVQTAKADTKIFVTNLIDTGRDSAVVAVNLGDLPMFETVKPAIYNDSLKTFVPSQLLDKDEDGKNDEILFLTDIRARQTQTFTVYEANAANKVEVYDRAAAYYVPQRKDDFAWENDKIAFRIYGQELQRTELTSSGIDVWVKKSTKPVMPILYKKGHDYYHSDNPYAIDFFNVAHTLGCGGIGVWADGKLLVSENYDQHKVIANGPIRAIFEVSYKPWDMGDGRKLQEIKRITLDKGWNFCKIESRFDGDVSNVVFAIGIVKCDRGGKPTYGTVNEYLGYWQEPDKEFGTIGCGIILDKESITYKAAEDGEHYLLLANARSNNVVTYYAGACWNQTKGYKYEKDWKELIRKTSKIVGSPLKIDVKEVFVKRRY
- the gyrA gene encoding DNA gyrase subunit A; translated protein: MSETQEPKKTERVEEQRILDEMKNSYMNYAMSVIVSRALPDVRDGLKPSQRRVLVAMNDLNLGPRSKHRKCAKIVGDTGGNYHPHGDQATYGTLVRMAQDWNMRHTLVDPQGNFGSIDNDPPAAMRYTEARMSAEATEMLEDINRDTVDFVPNYDETREEPLVLPSKFPNLLVNGSTGIAVGMATNLAPHNLGEICDAMLLIINDPNCGFKDIMRVLPGPDFPTGGIICGRKGIRDAYTTGKGHLRVRGKVEFEETKKGRTHIIVTEIPYMTVKTSIVEKIAELVENDLLPEVSDVRDESDRNGMRIVVELKKDAESQIVLNKLYKYTPLQSTFAVSNVALVNNRPETLNIREMMEHFIGHRKIVIRRRTRFLLNKCKNRAHILEGLILAISDIDEIIELIKKSPDTPSAKINLMNKALKLIETATLKKLLPTEFMSRATSEEQFLTGPQADAILTMQLQRLTGLEIEKLSKEYADLVNEIKGYEEILASERKVLDIIVADLTELKEKYANKRMTEIAEEMEEMDMEDLIADEEVLVTLSHGGYVKRMPIDTYRKQGRGGKGIIGSDTREGDFIESMFTASTHDYLMVFTNRGKCYWLKVYNVPSLTRQSKGRSVANLLDMGDQKITSIINVSTFDERNLVMATKNGIIKKSALSLYSNPRPSGIIAVKIDPDDALIGVAMTNGKNHIILGTKDGMAIRFDEEQARPMGRSAHGVKGISLRKGDYVVDMVIAEEGASLLTVCELGFGKRTELEDYRSQNRGGIGLINIKTSDRNGNVVAIKTVKGDDDIMLITAKGIIIRTGLDELREIGRNTQGVRLIKLDEDDKVVAVERVVKEEKDDDTPAEDTKETDGKTDSTTN